A stretch of Mastacembelus armatus chromosome 1, fMasArm1.2, whole genome shotgun sequence DNA encodes these proteins:
- the LOC113128813 gene encoding neuroblast differentiation-associated protein AHNAK isoform X5, producing the protein MDPEQRHRRGRSLSEALTLEELEDGGVVISSMDSVSAKQGLREGDKVLGATINFDHWSKKEVLQLLKLIEPYDDKVQVLTRSNLSKSLGNLDQCAKSPEMMLEDSYSKIYKTKIKKYMRGDLVDGEEGPENSMLTVKSSVPRPDMGLPRLGVDFGLQQNKTLSTNSSAYSEYDMSFSSAKAGQLTDGNNLNLPPLGLGQSGSGPNGVQVPKLRLSGRSPDLALETPGVPRMLERGQDIDLGVDIPSGKLKGDLMGPNIPIGTASGGIKSPSGKYTAPKFTMPKFDLPTIEVPNVKGGIADPDIGLNVPSTDLGIGSPSGKMKMPGFGLSEPKLKGLDGALKTPDFDTSAPRFKGAFGSPELQGPNLDLKSSDLDISGPKLGGGLNAPDIKMPKVDLKGPNLDLNAPNVNLDMPSGKLKMPELHGPDWDVNAPSSKLKMPKFNLSGKSPNLDLNTDLNSPDLSLKAPKIKSGIDAPDVDLPDMNLKAPKLDVNTPDINIGSPKANMKMPKFKMPKFGLPSLQGPEIDGDLHGPNVDLNAPNLNLKGPKGDLDVGIDGPSGKFKKPNLNLPKFGLSGPKLQGPNLDLKSPDLDISGPKLGGGLNAPDINMPKVDLKSPNLDLNAPNVNLDMPSGKLKMPELHGPDWDVNAPSSKLKMPKFNLSGKSPNLDLNTDLNSPDLSLKAPKIKSGIDAPDVDLPDMNLKAPKLDVNTPDINIGSPKANMKMPKFKMPKFGLPSLQGPEIDGDLHGPNVDLNAPNLNLKGPKGDLDVGIDGPSGKFKKPNLNLPKFGLSGPKLQGPNLDLKSPDLDISGPKLGGGLNAPDINMPKVDLKSPNLDLNAPNVNLDMPSGKLKMPELHGPDWDVNAPSGKLKMPKLNLSGKSPNLDLNTDLNLKTPKIKGGIDAPDVDLPDMNFKAPKLDVNTPDVNIGSPKANMKMPKFKMPKFGLPSLKGPEIDGNLEGPNVDLNAPNLNLKGPKGDLDVGIDGPSGKFKKPNLNLPKFGLSGPKLQGPNLDLKSPDLDISGPKLSGGLNAPDINMPKVDLKSPNLDLNAPNVNLDMPSGKLKMPELHGPDWDVNAPSGKLKMPKLNLSGKSPNLDLKTDLNLKTPKIKGGIDAPDVDLPDMNLKAPKLDVNTPDINIGSPKANMKMPKLKMPKFGLPSLKGPEIDGNLEGPNVDLNAPNLNLKGPKGDLDVGIDGPSGKFKKPNLTLPKFGLSGPKLQGPNLDLKSPDLDISGPKLGGGLNAPDINMPKVDLKSPKLDLNAPNVNLDMPSGKLKMPELHGPDWDVNAPSGKLKMPKLNLSGKSPNLDLNTDLKSPDFSLKAPKIKGGINAPDVDLPDMNLKAPKLDVNTPDINIGSPKAKMKKPKFKMPKFSIPSLKGPEIDGNLRGPNVDLNAPNLNLRGPKGDLDVGIDGPSGKFKKPNLTLPKFGLSGPKLQGPNLDLKSPDLDISGPKLSGGLNAPDINMPKVDLKSPKLDLNAPNVNLDMPSGKLKMPELHGPDWDVNAPSGKLKMPKLNLSGKSPNLDLNTDLNSPDLSLKAPKIKGGIDAPDVDLPDMNLKAPKLDMNTPDVNIGSPKANMKMPKLKMPKFSIPSLKGPEIDGNLRGPNVDLNAPNLNLKGPKGDLDVGIDGPSGKFKKPNLNLPKFGLSGPKLQGPNLDLKSPDFDISGPKLSGGLNAPDINMPKVDLKSPKLDLNAPNVNLDMPSGKLKMPELHGPDWDVNAPSGKLKMPKLNLSGKSPDLDLNTDLNSPDLSLKAPKIKGGINAPDVDLPDMNLKAPKLDVNTPDINIGSPKANMKLPKLKMSKGTLPSLKGPQIDGHLGGSDIDMNAPNVTVKGSKPGFEIPDVGFGSVSAKLKKPHLKMPDVGFSSPNMSINPDLTSADVSLKSYKMKGGINAPKLGLPNMDLKAPKLDVNSPDVSIGLPEAKMQHPKIKMPKGPNVDINGDLQGPDLRIPNIDVNGPNGKLKGHDPSMDLTMPKVAMQKPQLHLKTPDLNMDDISPNLTGVNMRMPVLNTDGDVRLHTDSTLPRSKVGARYPMDVDLGQHVDFKHSDLNIDDFTGKDHVLRARGAKLDPQGSHNYGQVISPSGVNIDMRDPRHSRQIPAEDAGLYLNQRSMQPVPKARMLHSSQDSNTRVPESTDGYYVTVFPDRPQNTKTQNRKSNTLGHLNLHQGNLDLEVPDANDLKGSTFFFSNLV; encoded by the exons ATGGATCCTGAG cagAGACACCGCAGAGGAAGGAGCCTCTCTGAGGCCCTGACCctggaggagttggaggatggGGGGGTGGTCATTTCCAGCATGGACAGTGTCTCAGCCAAGCAGGGACTGAGGGAAG gagATAAAGTTTTGGGAGCAACAATCAATTTTGATCACTGGTCAAAAAAAGAAGTGTTACAACTCCTGAAGCTGATTGAGCCGTATGACGACAAGGTCCAAGTTCTCACCAGGAGCAACCTCAGCAAGAGCCTTGGAAATCTGGACCAGTGTGCCAAGAGTCCTGAGATG ATGCTGGAGGATTCCTACAGCAAAATCTACAAGACCAAAATCAAGAAGTATATGAGGGGTGACTTAGTTGATGGTGAGGAGGGCCCTGAGAACAGTATGTTGACCGTCAAGTCAAGTGTACCAAGACCGGACATGGGGTTGCCTCGCCTTGGAGTTGACTTTGGACTTCAGCAGAACAAGACTTTGAGCACTAACAGTAGTGCTTATTCAGAATATGATATGTCATTTTCTTCGGCAAAAGCTGGACAGTTAACAGATGGCAACAATTTGAACCTCCCACCATTGGGTCTTGGCCAGAGTGGGTCTGGTCCAAATGGAGTTCAGGTACCTAAGCTTAGGCTTTCTGGGAGATCCCCTGACTTAGCCCTTGAAACACCAGGTGTTCCACGTATGTTGGAACGTGGACAGGACATTGATTTGGGTGTAGATATTCCATCTGGTAAATTGAAAGGTGACCTTATGGGACCAAATATACCTATTGGCACTGCATCAGGTGGCATAAAAAGTCCATCTGGAAAATACACAGCTCCTAAATTTACAATGCCAAAATTTGATTTACCAACCATTGAAGTTCCAAATGTCAAAGGTGGAATTGCTGATCCAGATATTGGTTTAAATGTACCCTCAACTGACTTGGGGATTGGCAGTCCTTCAGGAAAAATGAAGATGCCAGGTTTTGGATTGTCAGAACCAAAACTGAAAGGGCTTGACGGTGCCCTAAAGACACCAGACTTTGATACTTCAGCCCCCAGATTTAAAGGGGCTTTTGGTTCCCCTGAATTACAAGGCCCTAACCTGGACCTCAAATCATCTGACCTTGACATCTCTGGTCCCAAACTCGGTGGTGGACTAAATGCCCCAGACATAAAAATGCCAAAGGTTGATCTTAAGGGCCCAAACCTGGATCTCAATGCTCCAAATGTCAATTTAGACATGCCATCAGGTAAACTGAAAATGCCAGAGCTTCATGGTCCAGACTGGGATGTTAATGCTCCCTCTAGCAAACTGAAAATGCCCAAATTTAATCTTTCTGGCAAAAGTCCAAATCTGGATCTAAACACAGATCTGAATTCACCAGATTTGAGTCTCAAAGCTCCAAAGATAAAGAGTGGAATTGATGCCCCTGACGTGGACTTACCTGACATGAATCTTAAGGCTCCCAAGTTAGATGTGAACACTCCAGATATCAACATTGGTTCGCCAAAAGCAAATATGAAAATGCCCAAATTCAAGATGCCCAAATTTGGCCTTCCAAGTCTTCAAGGACCTGAGATTGATGGGGACCTACATGGGCCAAATGTAGATTTAAATGCACCCAATCTCAACCTCAAAGGTCCTAAAGGTGACTTAGATGTTGGCATTGATGGTCCATCAGGAAAATTCAAAAAGCCAAACTTGAACCTACCTAAGTTTGGCCTTTCTGGTCCAAAATTACAAGGCCCTAACCTGGACCTAAAATCACCTGACCTAGATATTTCTGGTCCCAAACTCGGTGGTGGACTAAATGCTCCAGACATAAATATGCCAAAGGTTGATCTTAAAAGCCCAAACCTGGATCTCAATGCTCCAAATGTCAATTTAGACATGCCATCAGGTAAACTGAAAATGCCAGAGCTTCATGGTCCAGACTGGGATGTTAATGCTCCCTCTAGCAAACTGAAAATGCCCAAATTTAATCTTTCTGGCAAAAGTCCAAATCTGGATCTAAACACAGATCTGAATTCACCAGATTTGAGTCTCAAAGCTCCAAAGATAAAGAGTGGAATTGATGCCCCTGACGTGGACTTACCTGACATGAATCTTAAGGCTCCCAAGTTAGATGTGAACACTCCAGATATCAACATTGGTTCGCCAAAAGCAAATATGAAAATGCCCAAATTCAAGATGCCCAAATTTGGCCTTCCAAGTCTTCAAGGACCTGAGATTGATGGGGACCTACATGGGCCAAATGTAGATTTAAATGCACCCAATCTCAACCTCAAAGGTCCTAAAGGTGACTTAGATGTTGGCATTGATGGTCCATCAGGAAAATTCAAAAAGCCAAACTTGAACCTACCTAAGTTTGGCCTTTCTGGTCCAAAATTACAAGGCCCTAACCTGGACCTAAAATCACCTGACCTAGATATTTCTGGTCCCAAACTCGGTGGTGGACTAAATGCTCCAGACATAAATATGCCAAAGGTTGATCTTAAAAGCCCAAACCTGGATCTCAATGCTCCAAATGTCAATTTAGACATGCCATCAGGTAAACTGAAAATGCCAGAGCTTCATGGTCCAGATTGGGATGTTAACGCTCCCTCAGGCAAACTGAAAATGCCCAAATTGAATCTTTCTGGCAAAAGTCCAAATCTGGATCTAAACACAGATCTGAATCTGAAAACTCCAAAGATAAAGGGTGGAATTGATGCCCCTGATGTGGACTTACCCGACATGAATTTTAAGGCTCCCAAGTTAGATGTGAACACTCCAGATGTCAACATTGGTTCGCCAAAAGCAAATATGAAAATGCCCAAATTCAAGATGCCCAAATTTGGCCTTCCAAGTCTAAAAGGACCTGAGATTGATGGGAACCTAGAGGGGCCAAATGTAGATTTAAATGCACCCAATCTCAACCTCAAAGGTCCTAAAGGTGACTTAGATGTTGGCATTGATGGTCCATCAGGAAAATTCAAAAAGCCAAACTTGAACCTACCTAAGTTTGGCCTTTCTGGTCCAAAGTTACAGGGCCCTAACCTGGACCTCAAATCACCTGACCTAGATATCTCTGGTCCCAAACTGAGTGGTGGACTAAATGCTCCAGACATAAATATGCCAAAGGTTGATCTTAAAAGCCCAAACCTGGATCTGAATGCTCCAAATGTCAATTTAGACATGCCATCAGGTAAACTGAAAATGCCAGAGCTTCATGGTCCAGACTGGGATGTTAACGCTCCCTCTGGCAAACTGAAAATGCCCAAATTGAATCTTTCCGGCAAAAGTCCAAATCTGGATCTAAAAACAGATCTGAATCTGAAAACTCCAAAGATAAAGGGTGGAATTGATGCCCCTGACGTGGACTTACCCGACATGAATCTTAAGGCTCCCAAGTTAGATGTGAACACTCCAGATATCAACATTGGTTCGCCAAAAGCAAATATGAAAATGCCCAAACTCAAGATGCCCAAATTTGGCCTTCCAAGTCTAAAAGGGCCTGAGATTGATGGGAACCTAGAGGGGCCAAATGTAGATTTAAATGCACCCAATCTCAACCTCAAAGGTCCTAAAGGTGACTTAGATGTTGGCATTGATGGTCCATCAGGAAAATTCAAAAAACCAAACTTGACCCTACCTAAGTTTGGCCTTTCTGGTCCAAAGTTACAGGGCCCTAACCTGGACCTCAAATCACCTGACCTAGATATCTCTGGTCCCAAACTTGGTGGTGGACTAAATGCTCCAGACATAAATATGCCAAAGGTTGATCTTAAAAGCCCAAAACTGGATTTGAATGCTCCAAATGTCAATTTAGACATGCCATCAG GTAAACTGAAAATGCCAGAGCTTCATGGTCCAGACTGGGATGTTAACGCTCCCTCTGGCAAACTGAAAATGCCCAAATTGAATCTTTCTGGCAAAAGTCCAAATCTGGATCTAAACACAGATCTGAAATCACCAGATTTTAGTCTGAAAGCTCCAAAGATAAAGGGTGGAATTAATGCCCCTGATGTGGACTTACCCGACATGAATCTTAAGGCTCCCAAGTTAGATGTGAACACTCCAGATATCAACATTGGTTCGCCAAAAGCAAAGATGAAAAAGCCCAAATTCAAGATGCCCAAATTTAGCATTCCAAGTCTAAAAGGACCTGAGATTGATGGGAACCTACGTGGGCCTAATGTAGATTTAAATGCACCCAATCTCAACCTCAGAGGTCCTAAAGGTGACTTAGATGTTGGCATTGATGGTCCATCAGGAAAATTCAAAAAACCAAACTTGACCCTACCTAAGTTTGGCCTTTCTGGTCCAAAGTTACAAGGCCCTAACCTGGACCTCAAATCACCTGACCTTGACATCTCTGGTCCCAAACTGAGTGGTGGACTAAATGCTCCAGACATAAATATGCCAAAGGTTGATCTTAAAAGCCCAAAACTGGATTTGAATGCTCCAAATGTCAATTTAGACATGCCATCAGGTAAACTGAAAATGCCAGAGCTTCATGGTCCAGACTGGGATGTTAACGCTCCCTCTGGCAAACTGAAAATGCCCAAATTGAATCTTTCTGGCAAAAGTCCAAATCTGGATCTAAACACAGATCTGAATTCACCAGATTTGAGTCTCAAAGCTCCAAAGATAAAGGGTGGAATTGATGCCCCTGATGTGGACTTACCCGACATGAATCTTAAGGCTCCCAAGTTAGATATGAACACTCCAGATGTCAACATTGGTTCACCAAAAGCAAATATGAAAATGCCCAAACTCAAGATGCCCAAATTTAGCATTCCAAGTCTAAAAGGACCTGAGATTGATGGGAACCTACGTGGGCCTAATGTAGATTTAAATGCACCCAATCTCAACCTCAAAGGTCCTAAAGGTGACTTAGATGTTGGCATTGATGGTCCATCAGGAAAATTCAAAAAGCCAAACTTGAACCTACCTAAGTTTGGCCTTTCTGGTCCAAAGTTACAGGGCCCTAACCTGGACCTCAAATCACCTGACTTTGACATCTCTGGTCCCAAACTGAGTGGTGGACTAAATGCTCCAGACATAAATATGCCAAAGGTTGATCTTAAGAGCCCAAAACTGGATCTGAATGCTCCAAATGTCAATTTAGACATGCCATCAGGTAAACTGAAAATGCCAGAGCTTCATGGTCCAGACTGGGATGTTAACGCTCCCTCAGGCAAACTGAAAATGCCCAAATTGAATCTTTCTGGCAAAAGTCCAGATCTGGATCTAAACACAGATCTGAATTCACCAGATTTGAGTCTCAAAGCTCCAAAGATAAAGGGTGGAATTAATGCCCCTGATGTGGACTTACCAGACATGAACCTTAAGGCTCCCAAGTTAGATGTGAACACTCCAGATATCAACATTGGTTCGCCAAAAGCAAATATGAAattgccaaaattaaaaatgtctaaAGGTACCTTACCCAGTCTTAAAGGACCACAGATTGATGGCCATTTAGGTGGTTCAGACATTGATATGAACGCACCCAACGTCACTGTCAAAGGGTCGAAACCTGGCTTTGAAATACCAGATGTTGGTTTTGGCAGTGTATCAGCAAAACTCAAAAAGCCACATTTGAAAATGCCTGATGTGGGGTTCTCTAGTCCAAACATGAGCATAAATCCGGACTTAACATCTGCAGATGTTAGTCTCAAATCTTATAAGATGAAGGGAGGAATTAATGCCCCAAAGTTGGGTTTACCTAACATGGACCTTAAAGCCCCCAAGTTAGATGTGAATAGTCCAGATGTCAGTATTGGCTTACCTGAGGCAAAGATGCAACATCCCAAAATCAAGATGCCAAAAGGCCCCAATGTTGACATAAATGGGGACCTCCAGGGACCAGATCTTAGGATCCCAAATATAGATGTTAATGGTCCAAATGGAAAATTAAAGGGTCATGATCCAAGCATGGACCTTACCATGCCAAAGGTGGCCATGCAAAAGCCACAGCTGCATCTTAAAACTCCAGATCTTAACATGGATGATATTTCACCTAACCTGACAGGTGTGAACATGAGAATGCCTGTCCTGAATACAGATGGAGATGTCAGACTTCACACTGATTCAACATTGCCTCGGTCCAAAGTAGGGGCCAGATATCCTATGGATGTTGACTTGGGCCAACATGTTGATTTCAAACATTCTGATCTCAACATTGATGACTTCACAGGAAAAGATCATGTGCTTAGAGCCAGGGGTGCAAAGCTGGACCCCCAGGGATCCCATAATTATGGACAGGTGATCTCCCCATCAGGTGTTAATATTGACATGAGAGACCCGAGACACAGCAGACAAATCCCAGCAGAAGATGCAGGTTTATATTTAAACCAGAGATCAATGCAGCCTGTACCTAAAGCACGCATGCTACATTCTTCTCAAGATTCAAACACAAGAGTACCTGAGAGTACAGACGGATACTACGTCACTGTTTTTCCTGATCGACCACAAAATACTAAAACACAAAACCGCAAAAGCAACACACTTGGCCATCTTAACCTTCACCAAGGAAACCTAGACCTTGAGGTTCCGGATGCCAATGACCTAAAGGGGTCAACGTTCTTTTTTTCCAACCTTGTGTAG